The Miscanthus floridulus cultivar M001 chromosome 6, ASM1932011v1, whole genome shotgun sequence genomic interval ttctctctctgcGCACACGCTGCTGTCGGCAGCCTCACCAATCTCGGCGCCATATTGGACGGCGAGTGGAGTGGACCAGTGGTCGCCGGTTCTTCCTCCCGCTGCTCCGGCTGCTTTCACTCCTCTCCCCGTCGCCTTCCCCTTTCGGGCTACATTATCAGTGCCAAATGCTCGTGTCCGGATGCGCCAGCGCCGCAACAGATTTTTGCCCTGCTTTGTCACTCCACGCGCGACGCAGCTGCTTCTACTGAAAGCTTTTTCCCAGAATAAAGGCTCTCTGTCTCtgtgagaggaggaggaggaggtggcggcggtcaaggagagagagagagagagtgagaggagGGAGTAAGGGAGATGAAGACCCGGAGCTCAGCGAGGGGGGAGCCGAGGCGGCTCGGGAATGCGGCTCTCCTGGCGCTAATGCTCTGCTCCGTCGTCGCGCTCTCCCTCATCCGGGGAAGGTTCGCCCCAATTGGTAGGTACCCTCTGCCATctgtctcctcctccttctccttttaTCTCGGCTGCATCTCTACTCTGCAAGGTCGGATTCCTGGCTGTTGTGAGCTGATTTGGGAGGCCCTGCTTGTCCTGCTGCCTGCCTGTTCCTGACTGCAGTTACCACCGCAGGAGACGCCATCAAATCCGAGGACgacgctgctgcggcggcggtggcggtcagCAAGGCGGCTGTCAACGTTGACACCGGCGACGGCGCCGACGAGGCCGCCGCCGAAGCTGCTGCTGGTAGGTCACCTCCGCCGTTGCTTTTTTCTCCTCGATTTGGATAAGATTAGTTAGGATTTGGAGCTGGTAGGTTACTTTGTGTTTGTACAGATCTGCCCACCTGCTCCTTCCTGCTCAGCTCCACCTTCCATTTCTTTAGATTCAACTTGATTTTTCTAGAAGAATCGTGTTAGATATAGTGCGGCATTCCGCTACATGTTTGGGCATCAGATCTGACCCTTAAATGGGATTTCGCCGGCCCTGCAGAGGAGAAAGACAAGGAGGATGTCCAGCCGAAGCCCGCCGAAGGTTCAGGCGGCGGCGCAACCAAGCCGGTGTGCTACGAGACGAGCCGCCGCTCCGACACCTGCGAGGCGGCTGGCGACGTGCGCGTCGTGGGGAGCACCCAGACGGTGTACGTCGACTCGCTGGACCGGGAGTGGAAGACCAAGCCGTACTGCCGGAAGCACGACAACTTCGCGCTCGCCCACGTCAAGGAGTGGTCCCTCAAGCCGCTCCCCTcgggctccggctccggcgcgGCGCCGCAGTGCACGGTCAACAGCTCGGCCACCGCGTTCGTGCTGTCCACGGGCGGGTTCACGGGCAACCCGTTCCACGACTACACGGACGTGCTCATCCCGGCCTTCATCACGGCGCACCCGCTCCGCGGCGAGGTCCAGTTTCTGGTCAGCAGCTACAAGTCGTGGTGGATGAACCGCTACATCCAGATCTTCCAGCAGATGAGCCGGCACGAGGTGGTGGACatcgacgccgacgacgaggtCCGCTGCTACCGGAACGTGGTGGTGGGGCCGAAGTTCCACCGGGAGCTCGGCGTGGACGCGTCCAAGTCCCCGTCGCCGGGGTACTCCACGGCCGACTTCCGCAAGATGCTGCGCGACGCGTTCGGGCTGGAGCGCGCCACGGCCACGCCCAGCGGCGACCGGTGGGACATCCGGCGCCGCCCGCGGCTGCTCATCATCTCGCGCCGCCCGTCCCGCGGGCGCGCCTTCATGAACGAGCGCGCCATGGCGGACATGGCGGCCAGCCTCGGGTTCGACGTGCGGATCGGGGAGCCCGACACCAGCACCGACACGTCCAAGTTCGCGCGACTGGTGAACTCGTGCGACGTGATGGTGGGCGTCCACGGCGCCGGGCTGACCAGCATGGTGTTCCTGCCGGCCGGCGCCGTGGTGGTGCAGGTGGTGCCGTACGGGCGGCTGGAGTGGCTGGCCCGGAACACGTTCGCGGAGCCGTCGGCGGGGATGGAGGTCCACTACCTGGAGTACGTGGTGCAGCTGGACGAGACGACGCTGAGCGAGCAGTACCCGAGCGATCACCCGGTGCTGAGGGACCCCATGGCCATCCACAAGCAGGGGTGGAACGCGCTCAAGACCACGTACCTGGACAAGCAGAACGTGCGCCCGCACCTGGGCCGCCTCAAGAACACCTTCCTCCAGGCGCTCAAGATGCTGCCGCACGGCCGGGACGATTGATGAATCAAATTAGTTGACCTCAGCCTCGGTTATTTATTAGAGGGTAAATGTATAGGTTATTGGTAATTACTACTTTTTTTTGGCTTATTTGTTTTTTTCTCTTTATTTGTTTGTACGAGTAAGTGGTGCACTAGTAGCAGCAGCCAGCAAGTAGTAGTGCTGCTGTGAATGGGTGCACAGTTCGCAGGGACAAGAACTTGTAGTGTTTAACTGTTTATATTTTGTCATTATATATGTTGCTTTGATTGCATGAAACGTGATTACAATTATGTGCTTTGAGTTATTAGTTCTCTGCCACTCAAGTTTTATGTAAAGCAATGATATTCAGTAGTTCTACATGGTAGAGATTGCCGTACGCTGGCCTTCATACTTAGGACGCCATACTTAGGACGCCATCTCTGGGTTATCGGATTAGAGGAGAAATTGCTATAGAATTTTAAAAGTAAAACAAAGGAGAGAATAGGATAAAAAAGCAAAGTTGTATTGATAGGCTTGATTAATTTACCCTCAAATGGCTATGGCACTTTATGTTCATATAATATAGGATAGAGAGGTCTTACAAGTCCCATGATAAAAATCTAGTTTATACTCAGATTATGCTAACAAACCAGCCTGTATAGTTTCGTCGGGCTTGGATTTTCAAACCGTCTTAACTTAACCTAGActctttctaaaaaaaaaaaaaaatttaaccCTAAACTAGGAGTTTCATATTTGTTTTTTATGGTTTCGACAGGAGCTACATAGCAGTAAAGCTCGATTTGCAGTTTGATAGTTGCCTCCTGATGCTTGCCAATTGTAGTTGTCATTGTCAACAACTAGGTGTTTGGATGAAAATTGTTCAGCGATGATCCACGAAGAAATTGTTTTACAGAAGCTCGGGTCGTTGCCACACAAAATAGAAAGAGAAAAGTGAGAGAAAGGGGAGGATTCAGTCAGCATTGTTGCTCTGAATCGGCCATGGCCGCTTTGCCCGCCCGACCGGCATCAGGTTTTGCCGTTTTGGCCACCGCGTGTTGCCGTCGTCGACGCGTCTCGCGCTCTCGGCTTGCCACCTCGCGACATGCGCGGTATCTGCCTCGGTGGGGGAGAGCCGAACTCGTCCACCTCGTTGCCGTCGCCTCTCTCATTCTCTCCATCCCTCTGTTTTCTTTTCCCAGTAGGACTCGGACGTCTCGGCCCAGAAAGCGAAACTCGGCCATCTTTGGGCCCGACTGGGTTAATGTACTGAGTGGTCGGAGGGAACCCAAAAGATGGAAGAGACCATAACGACCACCACTACCCCTATCAACCATCATATTATATTACTCCAATGCCCGTTGTCAGCATGCCAGTGTCTGGCTCTCAGGTTTTTGCTGAGCCAATTCGTCAACCTCTCGATCAGCATGCTGATCCTGCGttgctccttctccttctccttgtaTGCTTGTTTGATACACGTGTATTCATGAATTGTCGTGGAATTTAACTAAGTTTTATTCCATTTCACTCCAACATGTTAGATATAATCTGCTGCTCCCATCTCTCTCTTGACTAGTCGGCACAGCTATCCTCTCCTGGTTTAGGAGATAGAACTAGTCGGCTCGGCTGACCACTCACTGTTGGGTGAGGCAGTAGATAGAAATGGCTTACTTCAGCCATGTAGTGTAGAGATGGCTAAACTAAGCATTGTATCTTAGAAATAGGTAGTTGATGTACTCTTCAACAACTATGTACCTTAGGAGTAAGTAGTTGGTGTATGTCGGTGTTTCgtataagcaccggcaagtaaaattatagtaatgcgcgttaggcacggatggtgtgctaaaggacacaagatttatactggttcgggccgaatgtccctacgtccagtttgttgctgctcgtgttattagcaccgtgaacggttcgtagtagggggtacaaacgatcgagagagggactggtcccaagccTCTGAtgaaagggttgaaaggaggtcaagagcttggtaGTAGCTTAACTGTGTGTGTCTGTGTCTTGTATTGTTCGGTCAAAAGTCCGTCCCCTtaatggaggaagcgcatccccttttatagatgaaggggctggctttacaagggtgagggctttaggatgcgtactctacttagtcttgtggctcacgtctacccggcctggttcttcattctgatgagtgcgaaggaagataagcgcctacaatactgttgatgtctctgtagaatgtcaggttggttacagaatgctgccctgcgcagggtatgggctgcagtacagtggttttgacttatgagcctcccccagccttgctccgcacgccttctggttctcatGAGTCTTCgccggagggacgcggggtcggggtccggagtagcgccgtggccaaggtcttctgacttggtggacctgaggggtcaggaagcgggcgtcgctcccttgggtccacagcgtggtgacggaatatccgttgttcgtggagatagcaaatccttttctggagcgtagcggttgtcgtatatctttatcgggttccgtgtcctagagctaaaggcggcgcctacaactctacagggcgaggagcacgcacctgtaatacctttcgggctctgcggcgcccggaagggtctaaagcacctgtcccgtcgttccctggcagtacttttcctgccagggcgcagggtatggtccttggagccatggttgacccgaacgtcttgtcttgccctgtacccatcatcatgagggaacgggaaaaagttgtcaggtaagatgaaactagtctttagatatcgagcagggcgaggctcgttcttggccgtcgggcgagacggagactagcccttagccctcgggcgagatcgtgcctgccccaaaggcgtcgggcgagatggagactagccctgagcccttgggcgaggcagagctacctcaaaggcgtcgggtgaggcggagtctatccctcagccctcgggcgagaccgagcccgccccataggcgtcgggcgagacgaagactagccctgagccctcgggtgagaccgcgcccgccccaaaggcgtcgggcgagacggagactagccctgagccctcgggtgaggcagagctacctcaaaggcgtcgggcgaggcagaaccgaaCTCCTATCATTTGAGCAAGGGACGCTACGGCgcccttatccgtccagaagtttttaacgatCGGTGGTTATTGGTCCCACCATctagggtaccctagtattaggtccccgacagtagcccctgagcctccaagtgattcggatagaaccgcctggagggtgtttttcgatttcgtcggagttactttgccagagggtgcgcgtgagcgcacccgatgggtgtagcccctgagcctccaggtgattcggatagaatcgcctagagggtgttttcggacccttcgcgggtaaggctgaaggacttagtttttcgtcaactggatatttttcgagggggtcgtggtgtcccgttcgcggggatctcattcagggctgacctagccGGGGCTTGACCGTGGATCGAGACCTTAGTAatgcttgcgcccttgattttggatcgttCGCGGACCCGTCCCCAGTTGGGCCGGttgccgagcttctgggccctaggtgggccaaagagagaaaaaaaatcttCGTGACCTGCGTTTCCGAGATGGGTAGAGAGTCtggattcgcctggggaaggcgaaccatccaccgcgatttttggtgggagaggatagggactgcgggcgcgtgtcccgcgccgtgacgcggcggtgcgcgtggcaggcccaaAGATCAgggtggacggttgcccttctcgcgtccgtcgcccctataaaaccacggagtttgcccccaaggttctgtatttcgctcccttgcctttgcgtcttgaaacatccgccgccaatcgccccagcctcctgCGCCCGCACCGCCACCGTCAACCGGCTTGCATCcgtgttgcagccgccgtcaagcttgcgcctgccctgtagccgccgtcgagctcgtGCCCACCTTTCCCCCtaattgctttaatggagttgtgggggtagatctagcatcacctcacggcatttggagggcctcgtccgccgtggccttctccgcccgctgtccgccgtccaggagtggctgctacctggtgacgagggtgagccggtgccgcccaaAGGATATGTCgtctctttcgccatcttccatgagcggggatttgcggtACCTGCGCATAGATTCCTCcggggggctgctggattattatgaggtggagctgcagcatctgacTCCCAACGGGATCCAACATATGGCgacgtttgttgccctgtgcgagggtttcctagggatcgatccccactttgatctgtggtggtatttctttaCCGTTAGTTTGTCGAAGAAGAAGATTGGGGGAAAGATGCGAacacgccgatgggatgtgccagcattcatctgtgccatacccggtcgagggttACCCATTTATGCGTTTGgcaacatccaacaagggatggcactcgcagtggttttatgtcagggatgatgcgagtgccaccctaccgaggtacactgggcgccttattgaagaggctccggagtcgtggggctggggtgtccagttcaaagacaagaaacacctctccgaccttcttttcgccctccaagccctgaaggaacgGGGCGTAAAGGGGatggggattatcggcgcctatcacgcgaggagggtggcgtcgctgatggcgcgcgtgattcccctacatcggatgatgcccgggatgttgtttgaggggacggtgcttgttgatgaggcgctccctttttcagaagtggcgcagcgcattaatgaggcgatggagccgacgaaggattccaaaggcagcgtcctcgacattgtgtaccggtgcccggacatcccccaatgcggccggaacctgggttctttgaattcataagccttcttctcctgtgctctttctttttcctgaatcccCTTTTTTTAATACTTATTTTTGCGACGTTGGGACCAGccggggggctagtcttcaaagacgGTCCGGTTCCGCTGCCAAAGGACAAGGCCATGGCGGCGgagaatcgactcgcggccgagcaggacaagaaagcaagggagcagaagaagaaggcgAAACatctgaagcaggaggcacgggatcggggggaggacatgagcagtgatgatgacgatgacgatgatgatgatgacgacgaggtagttgtcgatgtggattggggtgtcctggaggacgaggacacactgacaagtgcccacccgtccgtgtagggacccttcccgttccatgcggagggaagtgagtcggtgCGGTCGGTGGAGGCCgaagagtccgccgcttcgcacggcgtgccggccgagtttcggtggatgggggaaggcggGCCTACCGCTGCCGATCCCGAGGTGATGGTGGaagggagtggctctggtgccgtgccctatgagatgatggaggggagcggctctggtgccgcgccccacgaagtgatggaggggagcggctctggtgccgcgccccacgaggtgatggaggggagcggctctggtgccgcgccccacgaGGTGAGGGAGATAAGCCCCCCTGCCTTGGAGCcaggggcaggctcgaaacggtcccacccagatgagtcgagcagggatctggggatccgtccccaaaacgcttccgccggccgagggcgTCAGCGTAAGCTACTGATTCCTCTATTTTTAtcttttttccatttctatttggacctaatggctattacctttgtgtaggttcttgcggacgggtcaccccctggggctggcgcccaaaaaGAGCCTCGCCATACAGGCGGGACGGATGGCGCTGCCCGACGTCAcccctgttttgggcaggagcggCGCCGAGGTTGGGGCCACATTGGCCGATCCGACGGCGCCTGTGGTGGCGCCCGCGCCCTCGGTGGTTGCCGAGCGGGCGGCACCTTTCGTGGTGGGCGTGGCACAGCCGGCCAAGGGTTGGGTGACGCCGACGGAGGTGGTTGCGACCGCACTGAGCCAGGCTCAGCCGGACGCTGCTACGGTGGTGCTTGAGGGCGCAGTGCAGTCCGcgccaccaggggcccaggtggatccgcccgtgacGCTTGAAGCAGCCCAGATGAAGGAGGGTCTAGTCGAAGGGTCCTCGAGCACGctggtggtgccgcatagggccaggagggagccgcccccggcccctttgtcgggaggaagccgctcccccgcgCGGGGGGAGCcatcgctccagtggatggccgcccaggatccgacgtcggctcttttctcgcttgatgatcatgctgagagcatagagcgggagggtcttgacatcagaaTCTCGACGATGCTGgatgccctggaccaggccagaggagccttgcgtgaaatcgttgttcctactacccaggtatttgctgggttttcttctttcttcgcatgttcTTGTATTTTCGTATTTCTGATACCAGTattcttcctcttcaggttcttgttgctcgtagtcagaataaatcccgattcctccacgagcagaaggcggagcgggATCGACTTTCCAAGGAGGCCTGGCTGTGAGCAGATATGGCCACACAGCTTGCTGCTgcctaggagcgggaggcccaggcgcgtcaggacgcggaggaggcccacgggatgtttgaggatttgtcgaCGAGGTCAAAGCTGGACGGGGAGGAGATCGCCAT includes:
- the LOC136459638 gene encoding alpha-1,3-arabinosyltransferase XAT3-like isoform X1, whose translation is MKTRSSARGEPRRLGNAALLALMLCSVVALSLIRGRFAPIVTTAGDAIKSEDDAAAAAVAVSKAAVNVDTGDGADEAAAEAAAEEKDKEDVQPKPAEGSGGGATKPVCYETSRRSDTCEAAGDVRVVGSTQTVYVDSLDREWKTKPYCRKHDNFALAHVKEWSLKPLPSGSGSGAAPQCTVNSSATAFVLSTGGFTGNPFHDYTDVLIPAFITAHPLRGEVQFLVSSYKSWWMNRYIQIFQQMSRHEVVDIDADDEVRCYRNVVVGPKFHRELGVDASKSPSPGYSTADFRKMLRDAFGLERATATPSGDRWDIRRRPRLLIISRRPSRGRAFMNERAMADMAASLGFDVRIGEPDTSTDTSKFARLVNSCDVMVGVHGAGLTSMVFLPAGAVVVQVVPYGRLEWLARNTFAEPSAGMEVHYLEYVVQLDETTLSEQYPSDHPVLRDPMAIHKQGWNALKTTYLDKQNVRPHLGRLKNTFLQALKMLPHGRDD
- the LOC136459638 gene encoding alpha-1,3-arabinosyltransferase XAT3-like isoform X2, whose amino-acid sequence is MKTRSSARGEPRRLGNAALLALMLCSVVALSLIRGRFAPIGDAIKSEDDAAAAAVAVSKAAVNVDTGDGADEAAAEAAAEEKDKEDVQPKPAEGSGGGATKPVCYETSRRSDTCEAAGDVRVVGSTQTVYVDSLDREWKTKPYCRKHDNFALAHVKEWSLKPLPSGSGSGAAPQCTVNSSATAFVLSTGGFTGNPFHDYTDVLIPAFITAHPLRGEVQFLVSSYKSWWMNRYIQIFQQMSRHEVVDIDADDEVRCYRNVVVGPKFHRELGVDASKSPSPGYSTADFRKMLRDAFGLERATATPSGDRWDIRRRPRLLIISRRPSRGRAFMNERAMADMAASLGFDVRIGEPDTSTDTSKFARLVNSCDVMVGVHGAGLTSMVFLPAGAVVVQVVPYGRLEWLARNTFAEPSAGMEVHYLEYVVQLDETTLSEQYPSDHPVLRDPMAIHKQGWNALKTTYLDKQNVRPHLGRLKNTFLQALKMLPHGRDD
- the LOC136461243 gene encoding uncharacterized protein encodes the protein MAAENRLAAEQDKKAREQKKKAKHLKQEGPFPFHAEGSESVRSVEAEESAASHGVPAEFRWMGEGGPTAADPEVMVEGSGSGAVPYEMMEGSGSGAAPHEVMEGSGSGAAPHEVMEGSGSGAAPHEVREISPPALEPGAGSKRFLRTGHPLGLAPKKSLAIQAGRMALPDVTPVLGRSGAEVGATLADPTAPVVAPAPSVVAERAAPFVVGVAQPAKGWVTPTEVVATALSQAQPDAATVVLEGAVQSAPPGAQVDPPVTLEAAQMKEGLVEGSSSTLVVPHRARREPPPAPLSGGSRSPARGEPSLQWMAAQDPTSALFSLDDHAESIEREGLDIRISTMLDALDQARGALREIVVPTTQVLVARSQNKSRFLHEQKAERDRLSKEAWL